The sequence GGCACAAAGTCTTGATCACTTCCTTGCGGATCGCTCGCCAGGCCCGCAGGGAACACGCCAGGTGGACGCGCAGCTCAACCGCTTCCCGCTCACCGCTGCTTTGGCCAGGATGCTCGAAGGCCCACTGTTCCGCCAGAAAATCGTACATTTCGGCAGTCGTCAGGTCGCTGTCAGGATAGGTACGCGCAACGTCCGCCTTGACGATCCGGGCGCTCCGGAACCCTGCCGTGCGGTCGACGAGTTCCCTGACCCATGCCAGTCCCTGCTCGTCCGTGTACAAACCGAACCTCAGAATACGCATCCTCATGACGGAACGAACCTACTGATCATCAGCCTTCGGCGACAACGATTAACCTTCAACGGCACAGGGCATGCGGCGGGCATTTCGTTGGTCATCGCGACATGAACGATTCCCCGACCTGTCTCCCTCGGACAGGACGGAGCCGACTGCCTGGCCAGGTGCGCTGTGCGACCTTTTCCCCGGGTGGCGAGGTGCGGGGTCGGGAACGGTCTGCGCGGCGTCGCCCCGAGTTTGGATCTCGGTGGCTCCAGTGGCATCGTTCTGGTCTGCGCGAACTGACGTCCGGTCACGTCATCGAGGGCGATGCGAACGACATGTCTTAGCCGTCTTGTTGTCCTTACATCTTGACGTTTCTCGTTGTTCCGCGTTTTGTTTCCGCCACATGGGTTGTCATGATGCTCCCTCATTACGGAAGGCACCTGACGTGAGCGCTCTTACCACCTCCAGGCCCCCCGCGCGTCAAATCGCGCTGGCCCTGGCCACCTCCATGTCGGCTCTCACGCTCACCGCGTGCGGCGCCGTCGACAACCTTGGCGGGAGCGGCGATTCCGCATCCCCGAAGAAGGGCGACGACATCACGGTGGGGCTGCTCCTGCCCGACAAGGACACGGCTCGCTTCGAGAAGTTCGACTACCCCATCATCAAGAAGGAGGTCGCCTCCCTCACGCACGGCAAGGGCAAGGTCGTCTACGCCAACGCCGAGGCGAGCCCGGCCACCCAGAGTCGGCAGTTCCGGCAGATAGTGGACAAGAAGGTCGACGTCATTCTGGTGGACGCGCTGGACGCCAAGGCCATCGCTCCGGACGTACAGAAGGCCAAGGACGCGGGCATACCGGTCATCGCGTACGACAGGCTCGCGCAGGGCCCGATCGACGCGTACGTCTCCCACGACAATGAGCTCGTCGGCGAGGTGCAGGGCCGCGCCATCATCGAGGCGCTCGGCTCGAAGGCGTCCAGCAGCAAGATCGTGATGATGAACGGCGACCCCGCGGACCCGAACACGGCGAAGTTCAAGGAGGGCGCTCTCGGCGAGCTCAAGGACAAGGTCCAGATCGCCAAGCAGTACGACACCGACAAATGGTCGCCGGTACTCGCCAAAGCGAAGATGAAGAAGGCGATCCAGGCCATCGGCCTCAACAACATCGCCGCCGTCTACTCGGCCAACGACGGCATGGCCGGCGCCGTCATCGACGCGCTGAAGGAGGCCGGCGCCACCAAGGTCCCGCCGGTGACCGGGCAGGACGCGAATCTGGACGCGGTGCAGCGGATCGTCTCGGGCGAGCAGTACATGACCGTGTACAAGTCGTTCCTGGACGAGGCCACCAACGCCGCGAAGATGGCGGTGGACAAGGTCCAGGGCCGTGACATCTCGTTCGACGCGCTGACCCGCGACACCGTCGACAGCCCGACGACGAAGAAGATCCCCGCGATGCTCGTGCCGGTGGTCGTCCTCACGAAGGACAACATCAAGGCCACGGTGATCGCGGATGGCGTCTACTCGGTGAAGGACATCTGCACCCCCAAGTACGAGGCGGACTGCGCTGCCGTCGGGCTGAAGTAGCACCGCTCCTCCGCCGCGCGTCGACGCATGGCCTCCTCCGGGCAATCAAGGTCCCTGACCTCCGTGGAGGTCTGACCTGCCTGCAGCGGTACGGCGCCGCGCCGTACCGGCCTTCGGTGTGGCGCGACGACTCGGGGGAGTGTTCAGAAACGGACTGTGACGAGGTAGAAGACGGCCGCCCAGAAGACCATCGCCATCGCCACGATGCCCAGGCCGCGGGCGTTGGATCTGGCCGCCGGTTCGTCCGGGGGCGGGCGCAGCCAGCGTCCGAGAAGCGGGTTCACGTAGTAGGGCATCGTGAGGAAGCTCATGATGAAACTCGACAGCAGGTTGCCCACGAGCAGGCCGATCCAGAGCGGCATGTGCAGGGGGAGCAACGCGAGCGTCAGCAGGACGACGGTCGGGTACAGACCGACCCAGACGGCGAGGGAGGTCTTGGTCTCGGAGGGCGGTGGCGGTGCCTGCTTGCCGTTGCCCTCGAAGGCGAACCAGCTGCCGAACGAGTTGTCGATCGTGCGCAGTCTGAAGTCGTTGAACTTCTCGCCCTGGGCCAGGACCTCCTGCCGCTGCGGCGACGTCAGCCAGGCGTCGAGATGTTCGGCGCTGTCGTAGCGGTACAGGGTGGTCCATTCCTCCTGCAGTCCCTCGATGGGGCGGAACAGCTCGGTGCCGCGAAACCCCTCGAACTTGC is a genomic window of Streptomyces griseochromogenes containing:
- a CDS encoding sugar ABC transporter substrate-binding protein, with the translated sequence MSALTLTACGAVDNLGGSGDSASPKKGDDITVGLLLPDKDTARFEKFDYPIIKKEVASLTHGKGKVVYANAEASPATQSRQFRQIVDKKVDVILVDALDAKAIAPDVQKAKDAGIPVIAYDRLAQGPIDAYVSHDNELVGEVQGRAIIEALGSKASSSKIVMMNGDPADPNTAKFKEGALGELKDKVQIAKQYDTDKWSPVLAKAKMKKAIQAIGLNNIAAVYSANDGMAGAVIDALKEAGATKVPPVTGQDANLDAVQRIVSGEQYMTVYKSFLDEATNAAKMAVDKVQGRDISFDALTRDTVDSPTTKKIPAMLVPVVVLTKDNIKATVIADGVYSVKDICTPKYEADCAAVGLK
- a CDS encoding antibiotic biosynthesis monooxygenase, whose translation is MNSAKNVASAATAIIGQKVLPGMEREYEQWQEDLNTAAAYYPGFLGAEISRPTPLQPDWVVVYRFDSVAHLQAWINSATRQTYLDVGAKYFDGPATQQVVSSGTRSLDPLVTVVVTHRVPPNHVDDFLDWQHHMAEEERKFEGFRGTELFRPIEGLQEEWTTLYRYDSAEHLDAWLTSPQRQEVLAQGEKFNDFRLRTIDNSFGSWFAFEGNGKQAPPPPSETKTSLAVWVGLYPTVVLLTLALLPLHMPLWIGLLVGNLLSSFIMSFLTMPYYVNPLLGRWLRPPPDEPAARSNARGLGIVAMAMVFWAAVFYLVTVRF